Proteins co-encoded in one Sebastes umbrosus isolate fSebUmb1 chromosome 20, fSebUmb1.pri, whole genome shotgun sequence genomic window:
- the nif3l1 gene encoding NIF3-like protein 1 encodes MLTGCRRSLSWTLYSLTHRRPCTRRSFTSQAALCSSASSVSSTPHSFFFTSQQTSSLHVPPTSCCLSVSAHCSGLMELKEVLQVLEQLAPLSLAESWDNVGLLVEPSKPRPVKTILLTNDLTDAVMDEAEAMSCDLIISYHPPLFRPVKRLVQKDWKQRLAIRAVEARMAIFSPHTSWDSVKGGVNDWLVGGLGSGQVSVLSQALGGASYTHKLDFTVKSTEDLNTVMEELKACDSETTLQHSVSRPDSSGIHVSVTCSDSALTPSVQTLLRHNAPSLSFSILKLEKPPLPGHGQGRLSVLDQPVTVATAIQKMKSHLGLSHLRLALGSGQKLESSVCTVAVCAGSGASVLNGVKADLYITGEMSHHEVLDAVAKGTNVILSDHSNSERGFLAVFREKLAVRLPDSVTVAVSKADRDPLEVV; translated from the exons ATGTTGACTGGATGCAGAAGAAGCCTCTCTTGGACATTATATTCACTCACCCATAGGAGACCTTGTACCAGGAGGAGCTTCACCTCCCAggctgctctctgctcctctgcctcatCAGTTTCATCCACTCCTCACAGCTTCTTCTTCACAAGCCAACAGACCTCATCTCTCCACGTCCCTCCCACTTCCTGCTGCCTCTCTGTTTCTGCTCACTGTTCAGGCCTGATGGAGctaaaagaggtgctgcaggtGTTGGAGCAGCTCGCCCCTCTGTCTCTGGCTGAGTCGTGGGACAACGTAGGCTTGCTGGTCGAGCCCAGCAAACCTCGGCCCGTTAAAACCATCCTGCTGACCAACGACCTCACAGATGCTGTCATGGACGAAGCAGAGGCCATGAGCTGTGACCTCATTATCTCATATCACCCTCCGTTGTTTCGGCCAGTCAAGCGCCTGGTTcagaaagactggaagcagCGATTGGCCATCCGGGCTGTGGAGGCAAGGATGGCCATCTTCTCCCCTCACACCTCTTGGGATAGCGTTAAAGGAGGGGTGAACGACTGGCTGGTCGGGGGACTTG GTAGCGGCCAGGTGTCTGTGCTGAGTCAGGCCCTCGGCGGAGCCTCCTACACTCACAAACTGGACTTCACAGTCAAGAGCACAGAGGACCTGAACACCGTTATGGAGGAACTGAAGGCTTGTGACAGTGAAACAACACTGCAGCATTCAGTCAGCAG ACCTGACAGCAGTGGGATCCACGTCAGCGTAACCTGCAGTGACTCAGCGCTGACCCCCAGTGTCCAGACTCTGTTACGACACAATGCTCCCAGCCTGTCCTTCAGCATCCTGAAGTTAGAAAAG CCCCCTCTCCCGGGCCATGGCCAAGGACGACTTAGTGTTTTGGACCAACCAGTAACCGTGGCAACAGCTATCCAGAAAATGAAGTCCCACTTGGGTTTAAGTCACCTCCGTTTGGCTCTGGGATCGGGGCAGAAGCTAG AGTCCTCTGTGTGTACTGTGGCTGTGTGTGCTGGATCTGGGGCCTCAGTACTGAACGGAGTCAAGGCAGACCTCTACATCACAG GTGAGATGTCCCACCACGAAGTGCTGGACGCCGTGGCGAAGGGAACCAACGTCATCCTCAGTGACCATAGCAACAGTGAGCGGGGCTTTCTGGCCGTGTTTAGGGAGAAGCTGGCCGTGCGTCTTCCCGACAGTGTAACAGTGGCGGTGTCGAAGGCTGACAGAGACCCTCTGGAGGTGGTCTGA